One Candidatus Zixiibacteriota bacterium genomic window, GTCGTCTGCCCACAACTTCCTGTATAATCACAGCCATTTTTTCGGCGGAGGGGGCTCTTCTAGTCGATTTCAGATAATTGCGGGCTTTTCTGAAGTGGGTCGAGGCGTAAACAAACTTGATTGCTTCCACCAGACGCTGGAAGCGGGTATCGGTTTCCGGCTGATTGTTAGGAATCATCTTCGTTCCGTAAACACCGGCAAATGGCTCCCGCATGGCGTCTTCCAGGAGGCTGGATGACCGTATTGCCAGCGGAGTATGAAAATTAGATATCAGCGCCCGAAGGTCCCCTACCAGTTCTGGAGCCAGCTCCCCTCTTTGAAATATCAGAGCAATTTGGTCATCACGGTAATCCCGCAGTATTTCACCGTAAAGATTATTATCCTGCATAAATCGGTCATAAAATTCGGTAGTTATGACGGTCAGGGTTGGGACGTTCAACTCCAGTGACGGGAACTGCTCGCGCTGGAAACGGCGGGCAAGGATATCTCTTACCAGCGCCAGCCCCGAGGCTTTTCCTCCAATGGCGCCGTTACCGATTTTTGTAAAAGTATCAGCTCCATCCCAGAATCGGCGCTCGAACGGCTTTATCTTGTCAGCGGGATTAATCCTGGAATTATCCGAATCGGTCATAAGATAAATTAGGCGATGGCAACGGCGGGAGCAAGCTCGGAAATAGCCTTCTTCTGCCGGCATCAGAAAAATAGCCCGGTCAGAATACCTCCCAACCGGGCTCAAAGCGACACTCAGGAAAGGGCTGTTACACCCAGCCTCGGTCTCGGCAAGCCTGGGCAACACGGTTCACCGCAATAAAATAGGCGGCATCTCGCATATAAATATTGCGCTTCCGCGCCAGTTCACTCACTGACTGGAATGCGGAAGTCATCTTCAGATCCAGTTTCCCGAGAACTTCATCTTTTTCCCAGAAATAATTCATATTGCTCTGAACTTGCTCAAAATAGCTGCAAGTCACACCGCCGGCGTTTGCCAAAAAATCCGGAATCATGAAAATCTTCCTCTGCGCGATTACCTGGTCAGCATCCGGAGTGGTCGGACCATTGGCTCCTTCAGCAATAAGTTTCACACGAGGCGACATCCGTCCGACATTGTCCGCGGTAATCTGATTTTCCAGCGCGGCCGGAATCAGAATATCGACCTCCTGTTCAATCCAGGCGTCGCCGGGGAGAATTTCATACCCCAGCGCTTTGGCTTGAGTTTTATCTATACCGCCGAATCGGTCGGTTATCTTCAACAGCGCCTGCAGGTCTATGCCGGACATTTTTCTGAAGGTGTAAGACGTCTGGTCAGTCTGGTCCCAACAAGAGACACAGATGACTTTGCCGCCAATCTGCTGATACAGCTGAATGGCATACTGGGCAACATTGCCGAACCCTTGAACGCTGGCGATAGTATTCTCCACTTTTATATTCAATTCTTTAAGCGCTTCTCTGACTGTAAATATCACGCCGTACCCGGTTGCCTCAGTTCTGCCCAGCGAGCCGCCCATGCCAACCGGTTTTCCGGTTATCAAACCGGGATAATGGCCCCGATGAATCGTTTCGAACTCATCGAGCATCCAGAGCATATGCTGGGCCGAGGTCATGACATCCGGTGCCGGGACATCTATAAGCGGCCCGATATCTTTTGATAATTGACGAACCCATCCGCGGCAGAGGCTCTCTTGCTCCCTCATACTCAAATTGTGCGGGTCACAGACAACTCCCCCTTTGCTCCCACCAAGAGGAATATCCACAACCGAACATTTCCAAGTCATCCACATCGAAAGCGCTCGGACTGTGTCGATTGTCTCATGCGGATGAAAGCGAATCCCGCCCTTACCCGGTCCCCGGGCATCGTTATGCTGTACACGAAAGCCGCGAAATATCTTTACGGTACCGTCATCCATCCGAACCGGAATATTGAACTGATATTCCCGCATCGGATATCTTAGCAGCTCGCGCGTCGGCATATCCAGATTCAGAAAATCGGCAGCCCGGTCGAACTGCGCCTGCGCCATCGCAAACGGATTAAACGGCTTGCTATTCATTAAAATTAACCTCCTGGTTCTTAGAACGATGGACTATCAATCACAATCAACCTTAAGATTGTGGTCAATCTCGTCCTCTTATAAGGATTGGTATACCACCTTCTGCCCAAAAAGTCAAGCCCTTTAGCGACCGAAATCTCGCCAGTTTGAGAAATATTTCACCTACTATATTATGCAGAGATTTCATTGAATGCGGAATATTACGAATGTAACACTTGATAAAACGCTGTTATTATACTATCTAACATAATCTTATATATCACAATTACATATATATCTGAAGCAATTACTCGTTTCGTTGACATATTTGGCGGGGGAAAGATTAGCATATTTATAAATATCCAGTATTATGAAAGAAGATATCTTTGTGATTTTTTTCACAGAATTTTTGGTCTTGCTTGAGATCTATATTAGCACTGATATCCTACCCATTCCCACCGCCGATAATCGGCAAGGTCAAGGGACCATCGGGAATGACCGCCACTGGTGGACGAGGACCAAATTCTCTTGCCACATCTTTTACGACTTCAATGATACTGCCGACCTTCACCATCTTGCAGGAAGCGGTCTTCTCCTCGGAAAGTTCGGAAAGAAGGCAGACGCGCGCTTTCATGAGAATCTGCATCAGTTTCTGAGCCTGCCAGCGGTCGGAAACTTTATATGAAGGGTCGGCGATTATTTCGAGAACGGCGGCAGGGTCAGTTGCCGTATTCAATATCTGAGCAAAATTGCCGTCATCAGGAATTCCTTTGGAACATTCGGAAACAGCCAATATTATTCCTCCATCAGCAACAATTCTGGCGGCGGTGGTAATCCCTTTAACCGTCTGATAGAGGTTTTGGTCCAATGG contains:
- a CDS encoding PEP/pyruvate-binding domain-containing protein, coding for MPAEEGYFRACSRRCHRLIYLMTDSDNSRINPADKIKPFERRFWDGADTFTKIGNGAIGGKASGLALVRDILARRFQREQFPSLELNVPTLTVITTEFYDRFMQDNNLYGEILRDYRDDQIALIFQRGELAPELVGDLRALISNFHTPLAIRSSSLLEDAMREPFAGVYGTKMIPNNQPETDTRFQRLVEAIKFVYASTHFRKARNYLKSTRRAPSAEKMAVIIQEVVGRRHNGRFYPDISGVARSINHYPTGHATPEQGVVSLALGLGKTIVDGGQVWSYAPSYPRATPPVRSLANLAKMSQATFWAVNMGKPPAHDPIKETEYLVRLDLKDAEWDGTLALTASTYQPQNDRLVTGIGQEGIRVVTFAPLLSARLFPLNDLLRHLLQVSAEETGSDIEMEFAMTFSRENNSVKCRLGYLQLRPMATRDKEISLSNAEMQSEKVIVRSSQVMGNGIIEG
- a CDS encoding Glu/Leu/Phe/Val dehydrogenase, encoding MNSKPFNPFAMAQAQFDRAADFLNLDMPTRELLRYPMREYQFNIPVRMDDGTVKIFRGFRVQHNDARGPGKGGIRFHPHETIDTVRALSMWMTWKCSVVDIPLGGSKGGVVCDPHNLSMREQESLCRGWVRQLSKDIGPLIDVPAPDVMTSAQHMLWMLDEFETIHRGHYPGLITGKPVGMGGSLGRTEATGYGVIFTVREALKELNIKVENTIASVQGFGNVAQYAIQLYQQIGGKVICVSCWDQTDQTSYTFRKMSGIDLQALLKITDRFGGIDKTQAKALGYEILPGDAWIEQEVDILIPAALENQITADNVGRMSPRVKLIAEGANGPTTPDADQVIAQRKIFMIPDFLANAGGVTCSYFEQVQSNMNYFWEKDEVLGKLDLKMTSAFQSVSELARKRNIYMRDAAYFIAVNRVAQACRDRGWV